The Brevibacillus brevis genome contains a region encoding:
- a CDS encoding ABC transporter permease has protein sequence MNRVIAVFTKESFLVPAVAIILGLLTGAIAMLAGGFNPIDAYTALIKKVFGSAYNFGETIRQITPLIFTGLAVAFAFRTGLFNIGAEGQFIVGMIASTVVGVSFDLPAIIHAPLAILAGAVAGGLWGAIAGYLKAARGVNEVITSIMLNWVALYFANWVMNAFFIPAGKQTSEEVKDSAIITIGWLAEMFDNARLHWGTLVAVLAAIFFYIILWKTKSGFELRSVGLNPHASEYAGMNVNRNVVKAMFIGGMFAGIGGATEILGVFHYQAIMTQHTGYGFDGIAVALIGGNTPFGVILAAILFGVLTFGASGMQFSAGVPFELIRVVIASVIFFVAAHGIVKIFVKPILMKKKEGGN, from the coding sequence ATGAATAGAGTTATTGCGGTCTTCACGAAAGAATCGTTTCTCGTTCCTGCCGTTGCGATCATTCTTGGTCTTTTGACTGGAGCAATTGCCATGCTGGCAGGTGGATTTAATCCAATCGATGCCTATACGGCTTTGATTAAAAAAGTATTTGGTAGCGCGTATAACTTTGGTGAAACCATTCGCCAAATTACGCCTTTGATCTTTACAGGTTTGGCTGTAGCGTTTGCTTTCCGTACAGGTCTCTTTAACATCGGGGCAGAAGGCCAATTTATCGTAGGGATGATTGCTTCTACTGTCGTAGGTGTTTCTTTTGACCTCCCAGCAATCATTCATGCTCCACTGGCTATCCTTGCAGGTGCTGTAGCAGGTGGTTTGTGGGGAGCTATTGCCGGCTATTTGAAAGCAGCCCGTGGTGTCAATGAGGTTATTACCAGCATCATGTTGAACTGGGTAGCTCTTTACTTTGCAAACTGGGTCATGAATGCCTTCTTTATTCCAGCAGGCAAACAAACATCTGAAGAGGTAAAGGATTCTGCGATCATTACCATTGGATGGCTAGCTGAAATGTTTGACAATGCTCGTTTGCACTGGGGTACACTGGTTGCCGTACTCGCAGCTATTTTCTTCTATATCATTCTTTGGAAAACAAAATCTGGTTTTGAATTGCGTTCCGTTGGTTTGAACCCGCATGCTTCTGAGTATGCTGGTATGAACGTGAATCGTAATGTTGTAAAGGCTATGTTCATTGGTGGTATGTTTGCAGGGATTGGTGGAGCTACTGAGATTTTGGGCGTATTCCACTATCAAGCGATTATGACGCAGCATACGGGCTATGGCTTTGATGGAATCGCGGTAGCATTGATTGGCGGAAATACACCATTCGGGGTTATCCTTGCTGCCATATTGTTTGGGGTTCTCACATTCGGTGCGAGCGGCATGCAGTTTAGTGCGGGTGTACCGTTTGAATTGATTCGTGTCGTGATTGCTTCTGTTATTTTCTTCGTTGCTGCACATGGCATCGTGAAAATTTTCGTTAAGCCGATCTTGATGAAGAAAAAGGAAGGTGGAAACTGA
- a CDS encoding BMP family lipoprotein: MKKVLSVLSVATLSLSLVLAGCGSKPEAQPQGQTGSNGGAPAAKAIKVGMVTDVGGVNDNSFNQSAWEGLQKLQTDLNLPKENVNYLQSKSDADYVPNLTQFVKDGWDLTWGIGFLMGDHLKKVADENKVAKLAIIDAEVDAPNVASVLFKEHEGSFLAGVVAAKMTKTKKVGFVGGVDIPVIKRFDLGFEAGVKAVDPSIQVVKVYTGAFDKPDMGKSTASSMYGQGVDIIFHASGGTGDGVFNEAKDRKAKGENVWVIGVDKDQSLTFGDEITLTSMVKRVDEAVIRVAKDLSEGKFKGGVQWLGLAENGVGLADTSTKNVPEDVLKLVEEYKQKIVKGEITVPDK; encoded by the coding sequence ATGAAGAAAGTTCTATCCGTGCTTTCTGTGGCAACACTCAGCCTGTCGCTCGTTCTCGCTGGGTGCGGAAGCAAACCAGAAGCACAGCCTCAAGGCCAAACTGGTAGCAATGGAGGCGCTCCAGCCGCTAAAGCTATCAAAGTAGGTATGGTTACAGACGTTGGTGGTGTAAACGACAACTCCTTTAACCAGAGTGCTTGGGAAGGGCTGCAAAAACTCCAAACCGATTTGAATCTCCCGAAAGAAAACGTAAACTATCTGCAATCAAAATCAGATGCTGACTATGTACCAAACCTGACTCAATTCGTAAAAGACGGTTGGGATCTGACTTGGGGTATCGGCTTCCTGATGGGTGACCACCTGAAAAAAGTAGCAGATGAAAACAAAGTCGCAAAACTGGCGATCATCGACGCTGAAGTAGATGCTCCTAACGTAGCATCTGTACTCTTCAAAGAGCATGAAGGCTCCTTCCTCGCTGGGGTAGTTGCAGCGAAAATGACCAAAACGAAAAAGGTAGGATTCGTGGGTGGCGTTGACATCCCGGTAATCAAACGTTTTGATCTTGGTTTCGAAGCGGGTGTAAAAGCTGTAGATCCTAGCATTCAAGTCGTTAAAGTTTACACGGGTGCTTTTGACAAACCAGACATGGGTAAATCCACGGCTTCCTCCATGTACGGTCAAGGTGTGGACATCATCTTCCACGCTTCCGGCGGTACAGGCGACGGTGTGTTCAACGAAGCAAAAGACCGTAAAGCTAAAGGCGAGAACGTATGGGTAATCGGTGTTGACAAAGACCAATCCCTGACTTTCGGCGACGAAATCACATTGACTTCCATGGTAAAACGTGTTGACGAAGCAGTTATTCGTGTAGCGAAAGACCTGTCTGAGGGTAAATTCAAAGGCGGAGTGCAATGGCTCGGACTGGCTGAAAACGGTGTAGGTCTGGCTGACACTTCCACGAAGAACGTTCCTGAAGACGTACTGAAGCTGGTTGAAGAATATAAGCAAAAAATTGTTAAAGGCGAAATCACAGTTCCTGACAAGTAA
- a CDS encoding ribonuclease J: protein MTTKYRRLHVLAKSNHSVLVFALGGVGEIGKNMYVVQSGDDIVVIDAGLKFPEEEMLGIDMVIPDITYLEEHRDKVRGIIITHGHEDHIGGLSYVLKHLKVPVYATKLTLGLIDAKLKEAGILHETKRVLINSDSEVVLGKMKATFFRVNHSIPDCVGVCLDTPEGYIVHTGDFKFDQTPVNNQVADLAKMAMIGDRGVLCLLSDSTNAERPGFTGSERSVGKALMDVFSKASGRIVVSTFASNVHRIQQVVDAAAQFNRKLTVVGRSMQNVINISRDLGYLLVPEGLIVEIDEINKLNAEQVVILSTGSQGEPMSALTRMARSAHRKIDILPGDTVIIAATPIPGNEKYVARTIDQLSRIGADVIYGGHGPNGTVHVSGHGSQEELRLMLNLMKPKYFIPVHGEYRMLKTHALLAEQVGIPEENTFLLDNGDTVEFLGGKARYGGKVHAGNVLIDGLGVGDVGNIVLRDRKLLSQDGILVVVVTLSKQNGTILSGPDIISRGFVYVRESEELLDEANRIVTQTLVKCMEENVNEWSSLKNNVKESLGRYLYEQTRRRPMILPIIMEV from the coding sequence ATGACAACTAAATATAGGAGGTTACACGTTTTGGCAAAATCGAATCACTCTGTTCTCGTTTTCGCCCTGGGCGGAGTCGGCGAAATTGGGAAGAATATGTACGTGGTACAAAGCGGTGACGACATCGTAGTGATTGATGCCGGATTGAAGTTCCCGGAAGAGGAAATGCTGGGGATTGATATGGTTATTCCGGATATCACCTACTTGGAGGAACATCGCGACAAGGTTCGGGGTATTATTATTACGCATGGACACGAAGACCACATCGGCGGCCTCAGCTACGTGCTGAAGCATTTGAAAGTCCCGGTTTATGCGACAAAACTTACCCTTGGTTTAATTGATGCAAAGTTAAAAGAAGCGGGCATCCTACATGAAACAAAACGCGTATTGATCAACAGCGACTCGGAAGTCGTTCTCGGAAAGATGAAGGCGACCTTTTTCCGCGTAAACCACAGCATCCCGGATTGTGTAGGGGTATGCCTGGATACGCCAGAAGGTTACATCGTTCATACAGGAGACTTCAAGTTCGATCAAACGCCTGTTAACAATCAGGTAGCTGATCTGGCAAAAATGGCGATGATTGGTGACAGAGGCGTTTTGTGCTTGCTCTCTGACAGTACGAATGCAGAACGGCCTGGATTTACCGGATCGGAACGCTCAGTGGGCAAAGCACTCATGGATGTGTTCAGTAAAGCATCTGGACGTATTGTTGTTTCTACGTTTGCATCAAATGTTCACCGCATTCAACAAGTGGTGGACGCTGCTGCACAGTTCAACCGTAAATTGACGGTTGTCGGTCGGAGCATGCAAAATGTTATTAATATCAGTAGAGACTTAGGGTACTTGTTGGTCCCTGAGGGCTTGATTGTTGAGATCGATGAAATCAACAAGCTGAATGCTGAACAAGTCGTTATTTTATCAACTGGAAGCCAAGGAGAGCCTATGTCCGCGCTCACTCGGATGGCCCGATCCGCCCATCGGAAAATTGACATCCTTCCAGGGGATACAGTTATTATTGCAGCCACTCCCATTCCAGGGAATGAAAAATACGTGGCGCGTACAATTGATCAATTATCGCGTATTGGTGCAGATGTCATTTATGGTGGCCATGGACCTAACGGAACCGTCCACGTCTCCGGTCATGGTAGCCAAGAAGAATTGCGCCTAATGCTTAACCTAATGAAGCCTAAGTACTTTATTCCTGTTCACGGTGAATATCGCATGTTGAAAACGCATGCCTTACTTGCTGAACAGGTTGGCATTCCTGAAGAAAACACGTTCTTGCTGGATAACGGCGATACAGTTGAATTCTTAGGGGGCAAGGCCCGTTACGGTGGAAAAGTCCATGCTGGCAACGTTTTGATTGACGGCTTGGGTGTTGGTGATGTAGGAAACATCGTACTTAGAGATCGCAAATTACTGTCACAAGATGGCATACTGGTAGTTGTCGTTACACTCAGCAAACAAAATGGCACGATTTTGTCAGGTCCAGACATCATTTCTCGCGGTTTCGTCTACGTGCGTGAATCCGAAGAGTTGTTGGATGAGGCAAATCGCATAGTGACCCAAACACTTGTCAAATGTATGGAAGAAAATGTGAATGAATGGTCTTCACTAAAAAATAACGTAAAAGAGTCATTAGGCCGTTATCTGTACGAGCAAACGCGCAGACGTCCGATGATCTTGCCGATTATCATGGAAGTGTAG
- a CDS encoding FtsK/SpoIIIE family DNA translocase, translating to MPLSRRKKERSQAALASVVKIELLGLLIIVLSLIGLLESGWLGKNVLALLFRFIAGSWDFIIPVLLIGMAIHMMFTRKSPKLTYRVLGIALIGVAILTWDHMILYKQITADGKFAEQSIIKVTWDRIWLDHGQKVSTTGVGGGMIGALFFAVTNGLVGTIGTGLVIVFLFLVGLMFLFNLSYVNILMFAKDKLALVYGKAKDTVKDSVQLLQEESEKRKKEAKEAEEARKQKQSQSENEAIAVTALKEQKSHPQPAIQEEEVQQPNAPLIRDFTDRIALEEDDGQINPSHSARAAQPKTNQEITFALEGEEEIFGTIDTGEEQNTIPYELPSLQMLARPKASATSKDVDHTSNAAKLVQTLKSFGVNATVSEVHRGPAVTRYEVQPATGVKVSRIVSLTDDLALALAAKDIRIEAPIPGKSAIGIEVPNSEVAVVSLREVLEAPEYQDAPGKLTVALGRDISGEPIVADLTKMPHLLVAGATGSGKSVCINGLIMSILFKAKPEEVKLMMVDPKMVELNVYNGIPHLLAPVVTDPRRASVALKKVVAEMERRYNLFAKTGSRNIEMYNAQVEGTPLPYIVVIVDELADLMMVAPGEVEDAICRLAQMARASGIHLIIATQRPSVDVITGVIKANIPSRIAFGVSSMADSRTILDMGGAEKLLGRGDMLSLPMGASKPTRVQGAFVSDKEVEEVVRFVKEQQEVRYNEEMIPGDVQEEQQPVVDDELYDQAVQIVSEAQTASASLLQRRLRVGYTRAARLIDMMEAQGVVGPYEGSKPREVRLPRPSIESNIS from the coding sequence GTGCCATTGAGTAGAAGAAAAAAAGAGCGTTCACAAGCGGCATTGGCCTCAGTTGTCAAAATAGAGCTGCTGGGACTTCTGATCATCGTGCTGTCCTTGATCGGGCTATTGGAGAGTGGATGGCTGGGCAAAAATGTACTGGCACTTCTATTTCGGTTTATTGCGGGCTCATGGGATTTTATCATTCCTGTTCTGCTAATCGGTATGGCCATACATATGATGTTTACGAGAAAGTCACCGAAGCTTACATACCGCGTCTTAGGGATAGCTCTCATTGGTGTGGCGATTTTGACCTGGGATCACATGATTTTGTACAAACAAATTACCGCAGATGGAAAATTTGCAGAGCAAAGCATTATTAAGGTTACATGGGACAGAATTTGGCTCGATCATGGTCAGAAAGTGTCCACCACCGGGGTAGGTGGAGGAATGATCGGTGCCCTGTTTTTTGCAGTGACAAATGGCCTTGTTGGAACAATTGGTACTGGTCTCGTGATTGTTTTCCTTTTCCTTGTGGGACTGATGTTTCTGTTCAATCTTTCTTATGTAAACATTTTGATGTTTGCCAAGGACAAGCTGGCTTTGGTTTACGGAAAGGCGAAAGATACAGTGAAGGACTCTGTACAACTTTTGCAGGAAGAGAGCGAGAAGCGAAAGAAAGAAGCAAAGGAAGCCGAAGAGGCTCGCAAGCAAAAGCAATCGCAGTCAGAGAATGAGGCCATCGCGGTTACGGCGTTGAAAGAGCAAAAATCTCATCCACAGCCTGCTATTCAGGAGGAAGAAGTCCAGCAACCGAACGCCCCGTTAATTCGTGATTTTACGGATCGCATTGCGCTGGAAGAGGATGACGGACAAATTAATCCTAGTCATTCAGCGCGAGCTGCACAACCGAAAACGAATCAGGAAATTACGTTTGCGCTCGAAGGAGAAGAAGAAATCTTCGGTACAATAGATACCGGAGAAGAACAAAATACCATACCGTATGAGCTGCCAAGTCTGCAAATGCTCGCAAGGCCCAAAGCGAGTGCAACAAGTAAAGACGTCGATCATACCTCAAATGCGGCAAAATTAGTACAGACACTGAAGAGCTTTGGCGTCAATGCAACGGTTTCCGAAGTACATCGCGGACCTGCTGTTACACGCTACGAAGTTCAACCCGCTACAGGGGTAAAAGTAAGCAGGATTGTCAGCTTGACGGATGACCTTGCGTTGGCATTGGCGGCAAAAGATATCCGGATTGAGGCACCGATCCCAGGAAAATCAGCCATTGGCATCGAGGTTCCGAACTCGGAGGTAGCGGTCGTATCACTACGAGAAGTGTTGGAAGCTCCCGAGTATCAAGATGCGCCAGGGAAGCTTACCGTTGCTCTTGGCCGGGATATTTCCGGAGAGCCGATCGTAGCAGATTTGACCAAAATGCCGCATTTGCTCGTAGCGGGTGCGACGGGAAGCGGAAAATCAGTATGCATTAACGGATTGATCATGAGTATTTTGTTCAAGGCCAAGCCAGAAGAAGTCAAGCTGATGATGGTTGACCCGAAAATGGTGGAACTGAATGTGTACAACGGAATTCCACATTTGTTGGCTCCTGTTGTCACTGACCCGAGAAGGGCTTCTGTTGCATTGAAAAAAGTCGTGGCCGAGATGGAGCGGCGCTATAATTTGTTTGCCAAAACAGGTAGCCGCAACATTGAAATGTACAATGCGCAAGTGGAAGGCACGCCACTTCCTTATATTGTCGTCATCGTCGATGAGCTTGCGGACTTGATGATGGTAGCTCCGGGAGAAGTGGAGGATGCGATTTGTCGACTTGCGCAAATGGCTCGTGCTTCCGGGATTCATTTAATCATCGCGACACAACGCCCTTCCGTAGATGTCATCACGGGTGTGATCAAGGCGAACATCCCTTCTCGTATTGCCTTTGGCGTGTCTTCGATGGCTGACTCCAGAACGATTCTGGATATGGGAGGAGCGGAAAAGCTTCTTGGTAGAGGGGACATGCTTTCGTTGCCGATGGGGGCATCCAAGCCGACCCGTGTTCAAGGAGCCTTTGTATCCGACAAGGAAGTAGAAGAGGTCGTTCGTTTTGTGAAAGAACAGCAAGAGGTTCGCTACAATGAAGAGATGATCCCGGGTGACGTGCAGGAGGAACAGCAGCCAGTCGTGGATGATGAACTGTACGATCAAGCTGTCCAAATCGTTTCAGAAGCCCAGACGGCATCGGCATCCTTGCTGCAGCGTCGTCTCCGTGTTGGTTATACGCGGGCGGCACGATTGATTGATATGATGGAAGCTCAAGGAGTAGTCGGTCCATATGAGGGAAGCAAGCCTCGTGAGGTTCGACTGCCACGTCCATCCATAGAAAGCAATATTTCATAA
- a CDS encoding ABC transporter permease translates to MDWGLILSNLVHDTIVFSTALIFAALGGLYSERSGVVNIALEGMMIIGAFTGAVMTYAFQDSLGAWAPWVGFIAAGIAGSIFALPHAVASVTFKADQTVSGVALNFLAAGLSIYLTKIIFDGAGQTTTLTAVFNKFSIPGLSEIPYIGHAIFEAYPTSFLAFIAVFLTWYVVFKTPFGLRLRSVGEHPRAADTVGINVKRMRYTAVMISGMLAALGGATISLTTTSNFSHNTVSGQGFIAIAALIFGKWHPAGAMGAALFFGVAQAIKSLVQIFGLTNYIPTEFIFMLPYVLTILVMAGLVGRSSAPAALGKPYDTGSR, encoded by the coding sequence ATGGATTGGGGATTAATTCTCAGCAACCTCGTTCATGATACCATCGTGTTTTCCACTGCCTTGATTTTTGCCGCACTGGGTGGATTGTACTCGGAGCGTTCTGGTGTCGTGAACATTGCGCTAGAAGGTATGATGATTATCGGTGCTTTTACCGGTGCCGTAATGACCTATGCTTTCCAAGATTCACTAGGTGCTTGGGCACCGTGGGTCGGATTTATTGCAGCGGGGATTGCCGGTTCTATTTTTGCACTCCCGCATGCCGTTGCTTCCGTTACGTTTAAAGCGGACCAGACCGTCAGTGGTGTGGCCCTGAACTTCTTGGCAGCTGGACTTTCCATCTACCTGACCAAAATTATTTTCGATGGAGCAGGTCAGACAACAACATTGACCGCTGTGTTTAACAAATTCAGTATTCCTGGATTGAGTGAAATTCCGTATATCGGACATGCCATTTTTGAGGCGTATCCTACTAGCTTTTTAGCTTTCATTGCTGTTTTCCTTACGTGGTATGTTGTATTTAAGACACCTTTCGGATTGCGCTTGCGTTCGGTTGGTGAGCATCCGCGTGCTGCTGATACAGTAGGGATCAATGTTAAGAGAATGCGCTACACGGCTGTTATGATCAGTGGTATGCTGGCTGCATTGGGTGGAGCTACCATTTCTTTGACGACTACCAGTAACTTTTCCCATAACACGGTTTCCGGACAAGGGTTTATCGCGATTGCGGCCTTGATCTTTGGTAAATGGCATCCAGCGGGTGCGATGGGAGCAGCCTTGTTCTTCGGTGTCGCTCAAGCGATCAAGTCTTTGGTCCAAATCTTCGGATTGACCAATTACATTCCTACTGAATTTATCTTCATGCTTCCGTACGTACTGACGATTCTCGTGATGGCTGGTCTGGTAGGACGATCCAGTGCTCCAGCGGCCCTCGGCAAACCTTACGATACGGGATCGCGTTAA
- a CDS encoding ABC transporter ATP-binding protein, producing the protein MNSVKKVVEMRGITKRFPGIIANDSITLSVGKGEIHALLGENGAGKSTLMNILFGLYQPDEGEILINEKVVQITSPRIANELGIGMVHQHFMLVETFTVTENIVLGNEPKNGLKIDIQSAEKAVEKLSNQYGLKVDPRAKIQDISVGMQQRVEILKTLYRGADILIFDEPTAVLTPQEIHELIEIMHNLVKEGKTIILITHKLKEIMAVCDAVTIIRRGKVIDSVLVKDTNPDDLAAKMVGREVNFRVDKTEAKPKDTILSVENLTAMGNRGVNALNNLSLEVRAGEILGIAGVDGNGQSELIEVLTGLRKATSGRVLLNGKEITNQSPRNISESGLSHIPEDRHKRGLVLDFTMSENMVLETYFHPTFCKNGFLDYGAIDKHAAKLIEEFDVRTPSIYTPARALSGGNQQKAIIAREVDKNPDLLIAAQPTRGLDVGAIEFIHRRLIDQRDQGKAVLLLSLELDEVINVSDRIAVIYEGAIVGIVDAKSTTEQELGLMMSGGKVMQGGGNDE; encoded by the coding sequence ATGAACTCGGTAAAAAAAGTGGTTGAAATGAGAGGGATCACAAAACGGTTCCCAGGCATTATTGCGAATGACAGTATTACACTGTCAGTAGGTAAAGGTGAAATTCATGCGCTGCTCGGAGAGAATGGCGCGGGTAAGTCCACACTCATGAATATCTTGTTCGGTCTATACCAGCCGGATGAAGGCGAAATTCTGATTAACGAGAAAGTTGTACAGATCACCAGTCCAAGGATTGCAAACGAACTTGGTATCGGAATGGTTCACCAACATTTTATGCTCGTAGAAACATTTACAGTCACGGAAAACATTGTGCTAGGAAATGAACCGAAAAACGGGTTGAAGATAGATATTCAAAGCGCTGAGAAAGCGGTAGAAAAACTGTCGAATCAATACGGGCTCAAAGTTGATCCGAGAGCAAAAATTCAGGATATCTCAGTAGGGATGCAGCAGCGTGTAGAGATTTTGAAAACGCTTTATCGCGGTGCGGACATCTTGATTTTTGATGAGCCTACGGCTGTATTGACGCCGCAGGAAATCCATGAACTTATCGAGATCATGCATAACTTGGTAAAAGAAGGTAAGACGATTATCCTGATCACACACAAGCTGAAAGAAATTATGGCTGTATGTGACGCGGTTACGATCATTCGTCGAGGAAAAGTCATTGACTCCGTATTGGTAAAAGATACGAATCCAGACGACTTGGCTGCGAAAATGGTTGGTCGTGAAGTGAACTTCCGCGTGGATAAAACGGAAGCAAAACCAAAAGATACGATTCTTTCCGTAGAGAACTTGACTGCGATGGGTAACCGCGGTGTGAATGCGCTGAACAATCTCAGCTTAGAAGTTCGCGCCGGCGAAATTCTCGGAATTGCAGGAGTCGACGGAAATGGTCAAAGTGAATTGATTGAAGTATTAACTGGCTTGCGTAAAGCAACAAGTGGGCGTGTCCTTCTTAATGGCAAAGAAATTACGAATCAAAGTCCGCGCAACATCTCGGAATCAGGATTGTCGCACATTCCAGAAGACCGACATAAACGAGGATTGGTTCTTGATTTCACCATGAGTGAAAATATGGTATTGGAAACGTACTTCCATCCAACGTTCTGCAAAAACGGTTTTCTTGATTATGGCGCCATTGACAAGCATGCGGCCAAGCTTATCGAAGAATTCGACGTTCGGACGCCGAGTATTTACACGCCAGCACGAGCGCTCTCGGGAGGAAACCAACAGAAGGCAATTATTGCCCGCGAAGTGGACAAGAACCCGGATTTGCTCATTGCGGCTCAACCTACTCGTGGCTTGGACGTAGGTGCTATCGAATTCATTCATCGCAGACTGATTGATCAACGCGATCAGGGAAAAGCAGTTCTCTTGCTTTCCTTGGAGTTGGATGAGGTTATCAATGTGTCCGACCGGATTGCGGTTATTTATGAGGGAGCCATTGTGGGGATTGTCGATGCCAAATCGACAACGGAGCAAGAGCTTGGCTTGATGATGTCCGGCGGAAAAGTAATGCAAGGAGGGGGAAACGATGAATAG
- a CDS encoding YlzJ-like family protein — MILYSIIPMETVFENMEQVEKQELKEIAVGHATMLIEQTGPFEGKIVRLISPDPQDYLKEQYAPGQKIQFQPEWLA, encoded by the coding sequence ATGATCTTATACTCCATCATTCCGATGGAAACGGTGTTTGAGAACATGGAGCAAGTGGAGAAACAAGAGCTGAAAGAGATTGCGGTAGGTCATGCCACAATGCTCATTGAGCAAACCGGACCGTTTGAAGGAAAAATCGTCAGGTTGATTAGCCCAGATCCGCAAGACTACCTGAAGGAGCAGTACGCACCCGGACAAAAAATTCAGTTTCAACCTGAATGGCTCGCCTAA
- a CDS encoding GntR family transcriptional regulator, translated as MSIKGNVRSLFLLVMDKIKSDIETGLLRPGERLPSEAELSKQLGVSRATLREALRLLEEEKIVIRRHGVGTFINSKPVFSGGIGELFSVTDAIERQGYTAGTLILKTSFGESAEEERKRLALNPGEGVLIVERIRTADGEPVVYCVDRIPAHLVPEGYAASGESIFKWLESVTGVRIAYAVADIEPVGYNEKVSNLLHCDKSAPMLLLKQIHYDESEKPVLYSHNYFRADKIHFHVVRRRL; from the coding sequence ATGAGCATCAAAGGGAATGTTCGATCACTGTTTCTCTTGGTAATGGACAAGATCAAGAGTGATATCGAAACCGGACTTCTTCGTCCTGGTGAACGCCTCCCTTCTGAAGCCGAACTATCCAAACAGCTTGGTGTAAGCAGGGCGACGCTTCGCGAGGCACTCCGACTTCTTGAGGAAGAGAAGATTGTCATTCGTAGACACGGTGTAGGTACCTTTATTAATTCAAAGCCTGTTTTTTCAGGCGGGATTGGGGAACTCTTTAGTGTGACGGATGCAATCGAGCGTCAAGGATATACCGCAGGAACCTTGATCCTGAAAACATCCTTTGGCGAATCTGCTGAAGAAGAGAGGAAGCGGCTGGCCTTAAATCCGGGTGAAGGCGTTCTCATAGTAGAGCGAATTCGAACGGCTGACGGTGAGCCTGTGGTTTATTGTGTGGACCGCATTCCTGCACATCTGGTGCCTGAGGGCTATGCGGCAAGTGGAGAGTCTATCTTCAAATGGCTGGAGAGCGTAACAGGGGTAAGGATCGCATACGCAGTAGCTGATATTGAACCTGTGGGCTACAATGAAAAGGTTTCCAACCTGCTGCACTGCGATAAATCTGCTCCCATGCTCTTGCTCAAACAGATTCATTACGACGAAAGTGAAAAGCCAGTGCTATACTCCCATAATTACTTCAGGGCTGACAAAATTCACTTTCATGTCGTGAGGAGACGGTTGTAA
- a CDS encoding ClpP family protease — MSNQQFSDFLNRPPFANTPVNRKESQPKSPTNDQEPAASPPSEAPAQEDPKKKLLDSITQLGQTNVPQLESNIYCMTIIGQVEGHIQLPPQNKTTKYEHLIPQLVAAEQNSKIEGVLVILNTVGGDVEAGLAIAEMVSSLSKPVVTLVLGGGHSIGVPIAVAGSYSFIAETATMTIHPIRLTGLVIGVPQTFEYLDKMQDRVVSFIARHSKVSEEKFRELMTRTGELTRDIGTNVIGVDAVKYGLIDEVGGLGSALKKLNELIKAQKGEESVLQ; from the coding sequence ATGTCGAATCAACAATTTAGCGATTTTTTAAATAGGCCGCCGTTTGCAAACACACCGGTAAATAGGAAAGAATCCCAGCCAAAATCACCAACTAATGATCAGGAGCCTGCTGCCTCGCCACCATCGGAAGCACCTGCACAGGAAGATCCGAAGAAAAAACTGCTCGATTCCATTACGCAACTGGGTCAGACAAACGTCCCACAGCTCGAAAGCAATATTTATTGTATGACCATCATCGGACAAGTAGAAGGGCATATTCAGCTGCCTCCTCAAAATAAGACAACCAAATACGAGCACCTCATCCCTCAATTGGTTGCGGCAGAACAAAACAGCAAAATAGAGGGTGTCCTCGTTATTTTGAATACGGTTGGTGGGGATGTTGAAGCGGGCTTGGCGATTGCAGAAATGGTATCCTCCTTGTCCAAACCGGTAGTCACACTCGTACTCGGCGGTGGTCATAGTATTGGTGTGCCAATCGCTGTAGCTGGTTCGTACTCGTTTATTGCAGAAACAGCCACGATGACGATTCACCCGATCCGTTTGACGGGACTTGTGATTGGTGTGCCCCAAACGTTTGAGTACTTGGACAAAATGCAGGATCGTGTAGTAAGCTTTATTGCCCGTCACTCCAAAGTTTCAGAAGAAAAGTTCCGTGAGCTTATGACCCGAACCGGTGAATTGACACGAGACATTGGAACCAATGTGATTGGCGTAGATGCGGTGAAATATGGATTGATTGATGAAGTCGGTGGCCTTGGTAGTGCTCTGAAAAAGCTGAACGAACTGATCAAAGCGCAAAAAGGCGAGGAGAGTGTACTCCAATGA